TCGCATTTCTCGGCTTTTTCAAGCGAGGAGCCCCTGCATCACACCGCAACCTGGCAGGGGCCGCAGGGGAGGCTTGCACCATGGGTGTTCGTTTGATACGCGAAATCCTGCCGGTTCCAGACGGTGTGGCGCGTGATTGTCGCCTCCGCTGCCGGTGCTCCATCCGAATGTTCGGAAAAGCTGGCGGGCTCGCTCGTGCTGCAAGGCGCGGCGTTCCCTTCACTTCGTTCGTCCGTGCCGTCCCCCCGGGGGCGATGCGGACGTCTTCTCCATTCGAGGACATGACATGACCATTTCCGTTCGATGCGTGCTGCGGCACCACTTCCGGCACTTCAACGCCCGGACCCTCGTGGATGCAGCGGACGCCTGGGCGGCGCACGCCGATGACGGTGGCAAGATGATGGTGACGCTCGCCGGTGCCATGAGCACGGCGGAGCTGGGGATCTCGCTCGCCGAGATGATCCGCCGCGACAAGGTCCACGCGATCACGACCACGGGTGCGAATCTGGAGGAGGACGTCTTCAACCTGGTGGCCCAGGAGCACTACGTGCGGGTGCCCGATCCCCGCAGCCTCACGGCGGAGCAGGAGGCCGAGTTGCGCGACAAGGGGCTCAATCGCGTGGCAGATACCTGCATCCCGGAAGAGGAGGCGATGCGCAAGGTGGAACGCCCCCTCCTCGAGCTCTGGCAGAGGGCGGAGCGGGACGGGCGCCGCCACTTTCCCCATGAGTACCTCTACGAGCTGCTCCTCTCCGGCGCGCTGGCCGGCTCGTACCAGGTGGATCCCCGTCATTCGTGGCTCCTGGCGGCTGCGGAGAAGCGCCTTCCGATCTTCGTACCGGGATGGGAGGACTCCACGCTGGGCAACGTGTTCGTCGCCAGCGTGATGCGCAAGGAGCTGGAAACCTGGAGTCCAATCCGCGGCGGCGCCGAGTACATGGCGGCCCTCGCGGACTGGTACCGGGAGACCTCCTCGTCCGCGAAGGTCGGCTTCTTCCAGATCGGCGGGGGGATCGCTGGCGACTTCCCGATTTGCGTCGTGCCGATGCTGCGCCTCGATTTGGAGGAGGAGGTCCCCTACTGGTCCTACTTCTGCCAGATCTCCGACAGCACGCCCTCGTTCGGCTCTTACAGCGGCGCACCGCCCAACGAGAAGATCACCTGGCACAAGGTCGACGTCGACACGCCTCGCTTCGTGATCGAGTCCGATGCGACGATCGTGGCGCCGTTGGTCTTCTCGTACGTCCTCGACTGCTGGGGCGTGCGCCAGCAGAAGAGCTGAAAAGAGCGGCTCTGGAGCTCCTGCCGGCGAGGTGCTCCGGCTCGGCCTCCACAAAGCGCTCCGCCATCGACTCGGGCGTGCGGATCGGCGCCGCCGCCCGGGTGCTGCCCGCCAGCACCCGGGGCGCGATTCGCATGGGACACGGCCTGTCGTGGCCGAGGTCGACCCCAAGGATGCGCGCATCGCAAGAAGCCCGCGAAAATTCGCAACGC
This sequence is a window from Myxococcus xanthus. Protein-coding genes within it:
- a CDS encoding deoxyhypusine synthase family protein, yielding MTISVRCVLRHHFRHFNARTLVDAADAWAAHADDGGKMMVTLAGAMSTAELGISLAEMIRRDKVHAITTTGANLEEDVFNLVAQEHYVRVPDPRSLTAEQEAELRDKGLNRVADTCIPEEEAMRKVERPLLELWQRAERDGRRHFPHEYLYELLLSGALAGSYQVDPRHSWLLAAAEKRLPIFVPGWEDSTLGNVFVASVMRKELETWSPIRGGAEYMAALADWYRETSSSAKVGFFQIGGGIAGDFPICVVPMLRLDLEEEVPYWSYFCQISDSTPSFGSYSGAPPNEKITWHKVDVDTPRFVIESDATIVAPLVFSYVLDCWGVRQQKS